One segment of Akkermansiaceae bacterium DNA contains the following:
- the hrpB gene encoding ATP-dependent helicase HrpB, which produces MELPVLSLRESLLESVDVSGRLLLRAPTGSGKSTCVPPMLLDGGIEGLIVVVQPRRIAARMLSRHVASLRRVRHGAEVGHVVRFENCMSSATRIVYVTDGVLQRWLQEDPTLPTVGAVVFDEFHERRIASDVALAKCLDLQEGGRPDLKLIVMSATLEVAGLKQYLEPCDILEAEGRAYPVEISYRGAGPPPLGGRQEVKIWDRIVEAVREHAGRDDAGHILVFLPGVHEIRRSIELIESAAWSRGWDVCPLYSGLSPKLQDAAVAPLQEGGRPRIIVSTNVAETSLTIDGVRTVIDSGLARVAHYDPVRGIDTLMIEKISRASADQRAGRAGRTAPGKCVRLWSESDHSRRIAFDLPEILRVDLAEVALSLKASGVEDVQAFRWLDHPDERGLETAGQLLGQLGAVDELGLVTPVGKAMARFSLHPRYARLLLAAQEAGCVAEAGFIAAAVQGEGVLVRGRGATDCEFREPGDGSDFVAEWRAFRVASDLRFDVRRCAQSGILARGAREVAKSLDQLERTAVRMGLPWGDVDFDAHRDAVSRAMLVAFSDRLAVRLGEATLACRVVGGRRGKLDASSAVKESGLFVAAEMTEVEGKEVVVYLNRCAGISVDDLRDQFPHDFQERDGASYDPVSRRVVSKRELKFRDLVIESKEGGEPPLDEAARLLAERIASGELKLKHWDQSVERWIARLVSLSRWMPEMELPGFNEDDKLIVLEEVCQGAKSYKEIKNREVMPVLEKWLSQGQKAVLEAYAPLEVSLSNGRKARVKYSHDGEPWIAMKMQFLYDVNELPEIAQGKAKLLVHILAPNQRPWQVTGDLKGFWERGYPQMKKDLAGRYPKHEWR; this is translated from the coding sequence ATGGAACTGCCCGTTCTCTCTTTACGTGAGTCATTGCTGGAGTCTGTGGACGTATCGGGTAGGTTGCTGCTGCGGGCGCCTACCGGATCGGGTAAATCGACCTGTGTTCCCCCCATGTTGTTAGATGGCGGGATTGAGGGATTGATTGTCGTGGTGCAGCCCAGGCGGATTGCGGCGAGAATGCTGTCGAGGCACGTGGCGTCACTGCGTCGTGTCAGGCATGGGGCAGAAGTGGGGCATGTGGTGCGGTTTGAAAACTGCATGAGCTCTGCAACGAGGATCGTTTATGTGACCGACGGCGTGCTCCAGCGATGGCTGCAGGAGGACCCGACGCTCCCGACTGTGGGGGCCGTGGTTTTTGATGAATTTCACGAACGGAGAATCGCGAGTGATGTGGCACTGGCAAAATGCCTGGATTTACAAGAGGGGGGACGTCCGGATTTAAAACTCATCGTGATGTCCGCAACCTTGGAGGTGGCGGGGCTGAAGCAATACTTGGAGCCCTGTGATATTTTGGAAGCCGAAGGGAGGGCTTATCCGGTTGAGATCAGCTATCGGGGTGCTGGGCCGCCGCCTTTGGGTGGACGGCAGGAAGTGAAAATATGGGACAGGATCGTGGAAGCTGTCCGGGAACATGCGGGCCGGGATGATGCGGGGCATATTTTGGTTTTTTTACCCGGTGTCCATGAAATCCGGCGCAGTATTGAACTCATCGAGAGCGCCGCGTGGTCGCGTGGATGGGATGTGTGCCCGTTATACAGTGGTCTTTCACCAAAACTCCAGGATGCTGCCGTTGCCCCGCTGCAAGAGGGTGGTCGACCACGGATTATTGTATCGACCAATGTTGCGGAAACATCATTGACGATTGATGGTGTGCGCACCGTGATCGACTCGGGCTTGGCACGCGTGGCGCACTATGATCCTGTGCGTGGGATTGATACCTTGATGATTGAAAAAATATCCCGCGCCTCGGCGGATCAACGGGCCGGGCGTGCTGGTCGGACGGCTCCGGGAAAATGTGTCAGACTCTGGAGTGAATCCGATCATAGCCGGCGTATTGCTTTTGATCTTCCTGAAATTCTACGCGTTGACCTTGCTGAAGTAGCGCTGTCACTCAAGGCAAGCGGAGTCGAGGATGTACAGGCATTCCGCTGGTTGGATCATCCTGATGAAAGAGGTTTGGAAACAGCCGGGCAGTTGTTGGGCCAATTGGGAGCAGTGGATGAGTTAGGCTTGGTGACGCCGGTTGGAAAAGCGATGGCAAGGTTCTCCCTCCATCCTCGTTATGCCAGGTTATTACTGGCGGCCCAGGAGGCTGGTTGTGTGGCTGAAGCGGGCTTTATCGCAGCGGCTGTGCAGGGTGAGGGGGTATTGGTGCGGGGGCGTGGCGCTACTGATTGCGAGTTCAGGGAGCCTGGTGATGGTTCTGATTTCGTCGCTGAATGGAGGGCATTCCGGGTGGCCAGTGATCTGCGTTTTGACGTAAGGCGCTGTGCCCAATCTGGGATTCTCGCACGCGGTGCGCGTGAGGTTGCCAAATCGTTGGATCAACTCGAGCGAACCGCAGTGAGGATGGGTTTACCCTGGGGGGATGTCGATTTTGATGCCCACCGGGATGCTGTGAGTCGGGCGATGTTAGTCGCCTTCAGCGATAGGCTCGCGGTGAGGCTTGGGGAGGCTACTTTGGCGTGCCGCGTGGTGGGAGGCCGGCGCGGCAAGCTCGACGCATCGAGTGCGGTGAAGGAGTCCGGGTTGTTTGTTGCCGCTGAAATGACCGAAGTGGAGGGAAAAGAAGTCGTGGTTTACCTGAACCGGTGTGCCGGGATTTCAGTGGATGACCTGCGGGATCAATTCCCCCATGATTTCCAGGAACGGGATGGCGCGAGTTACGATCCGGTTTCCCGCAGGGTTGTCAGCAAACGGGAACTCAAATTCCGGGATCTTGTCATTGAGTCCAAGGAGGGAGGAGAGCCACCCTTGGATGAGGCCGCCAGATTGTTAGCTGAACGCATAGCCAGTGGTGAGTTGAAGCTGAAGCATTGGGATCAAAGCGTCGAGCGATGGATCGCCAGGCTTGTCAGTCTCAGCCGTTGGATGCCGGAGATGGAGTTGCCCGGTTTTAATGAGGATGATAAGCTGATCGTCTTGGAGGAAGTTTGCCAGGGGGCGAAGTCCTACAAGGAAATAAAAAACCGTGAGGTGATGCCTGTGCTGGAAAAATGGCTATCGCAAGGGCAGAAGGCGGTGTTGGAAGCCTATGCTCCCTTGGAGGTGTCTCTCAGCAATGGAAGAAAAGCCAGGGTGAAATACAGCCATGACGGGGAACCGTGGATCGCGATGAAAATGCAGTTTCTCTACGATGTGAATGAGCTTCCAGAAATTGCCCAGGGAAAAGCCAAGCTGCTGGTCCACATACTCGCCCCCAATCAACGCCCATGGCAGGTGACTGGCGACCTGAAAGGCTTCTGGGAACGCGGTTATCCGCAGATGAAAAAAGACCTCGCCGGGCGCTATCCGAAGCACGAGTGGCGTTAG
- a CDS encoding AraC family transcriptional regulator: protein MPGQIAPALFQALPDVMFWIKDEQGRFVYVNKAFCYEVANREAKEMLGLKDEDVFPPELAKNYQRDDENVLATGRAFWNKSELIPTRSGGVEWRSTSKIPLKSLEGRWVGTAGISRRMGHVQGLPMPTKHHKLAVIVAAIYQHLEKGISIADIAEAASVSISTLERLFKEHMDTTPRRFIMQVKISAACDRLINTGMQVKEIAASLGYDEHANFTRAFTKEMGMSPRSYQKFYRKG from the coding sequence ATGCCCGGTCAAATTGCCCCGGCCCTGTTTCAGGCCTTACCAGATGTGATGTTCTGGATCAAGGACGAGCAAGGCCGTTTTGTGTATGTCAACAAAGCCTTTTGTTACGAGGTGGCGAACCGTGAGGCCAAGGAAATGCTGGGACTCAAGGACGAGGATGTGTTTCCCCCGGAGCTTGCTAAAAACTACCAGCGTGATGACGAGAATGTATTGGCTACCGGGAGGGCATTTTGGAATAAATCCGAACTCATTCCGACCCGATCCGGAGGTGTCGAGTGGAGATCGACCAGTAAGATCCCCTTGAAGAGCCTCGAAGGGCGGTGGGTGGGAACAGCCGGGATATCGAGGAGGATGGGGCACGTGCAAGGTTTGCCGATGCCGACCAAGCATCACAAACTTGCTGTTATTGTTGCCGCCATCTATCAACACTTGGAAAAAGGGATATCCATCGCTGATATCGCCGAGGCAGCGTCTGTTTCCATCAGCACATTGGAGCGTTTGTTCAAGGAACACATGGATACAACCCCCCGCCGGTTTATCATGCAGGTCAAAATATCCGCTGCCTGTGACCGGTTGATCAATACCGGGATGCAAGTGAAGGAGATTGCCGCGAGTCTGGGTTACGATGAACATGCGAATTTCACCCGTGCCTTTACCAAGGAAATGGGAATGTCTCCTCGTTCCTATCAGAAATTTTACAGAAAAGGATAA
- a CDS encoding discoidin domain-containing protein, with the protein MHLASLLTLSAIALSIASALGDNQQTIYQRGYLSKEDALKSIEVPEGFKLQLVLSDPVIKEPVAVAWDGNGVMYVAEMRTYMQDADARGEQTPRSRISRHENTDGDGVYDKHSVFIDNILLPRMILPLDDRVMVGITNTLDLWNYRDTDGDGVADEKIKIHTGGRRGGNMEHQPSGLVWGLDNWIYLTYENIRYRYTDGKLITERIPNGSGQWGLTEDDDGRLYYSAAGGEVPAYGFQQPPVYGLLNLSGQLAGDFKLVHPIALVPDVQGGPGRVGKNGGLNHFTGCAGQEIYRGNALPADLYGDLFIPEPVGRLIRRAKVNRSAGKTVLTNATPGSEFIRTRDINFRPVQTQTGPDGCLYIVDMHRGIIQQGNWTRPGSYLRGIIDKWGLAKNIGHGRIYRLVHKDHQPGPRPGMLAEKTTDLVKHLAHPNAWWRNTARKLIILRKDRDQAVPALEALASNQKQPLLARVTALWTLEGMSAVKPGLLTTMLGESHPRILTAAIRIAEKHISLNNTEVITAVHKLRHSTNAEVVLQLCNSINHCGIPAPLADAKATLVKNNAKLEALRTNEAVFRKRAADIKRIAEERSRNAQLSRAVENGRLIYSQLCHECHGENGTGTPLSGGAAGLTLAPSLSKNPRVNGSGEALIRILLHGMQGPISGKTYSAGIMPPQKSNDDPWIADVATYIRNSFGNQSPQIHPQQVATIRKQTAKREQMWTQKELDAIEPPELMERHKWKLTASNGGDSCALAVDGQAATRFTTNALQRPGMWLQIELPRSRTLSRVLLDHQASASDHPRGYTISLSEDGKKWLTTKPLAGSPSSTTQTFPPRKARFVKITLTEAAKSHYWSIHELHLFGQ; encoded by the coding sequence ATGCACTTAGCCTCTCTCCTCACATTATCAGCCATCGCCTTGAGCATAGCGTCCGCCTTGGGTGACAACCAGCAAACCATCTACCAGCGCGGCTACCTCAGCAAAGAGGACGCCTTGAAATCCATCGAGGTGCCGGAAGGCTTCAAGTTGCAGCTGGTGCTCAGCGATCCCGTCATCAAGGAACCCGTCGCGGTGGCATGGGACGGCAACGGGGTGATGTATGTCGCCGAAATGCGCACCTACATGCAGGACGCCGACGCCAGGGGGGAGCAAACCCCACGGTCCAGAATCTCCCGCCATGAAAACACCGACGGCGACGGCGTTTACGACAAACACAGCGTCTTCATCGACAACATCCTGCTCCCCCGGATGATCCTTCCTCTCGATGACCGCGTCATGGTCGGAATCACCAACACGCTCGATCTCTGGAACTACCGCGACACCGATGGTGACGGGGTGGCGGATGAAAAAATAAAAATCCACACCGGCGGCAGGCGCGGCGGCAATATGGAGCACCAGCCCAGCGGTCTTGTCTGGGGGCTGGACAACTGGATCTACCTCACTTACGAAAACATCCGCTACCGCTACACGGATGGCAAGCTCATCACCGAACGCATCCCTAACGGCAGCGGCCAGTGGGGTCTCACCGAGGACGACGACGGACGCCTCTACTACTCGGCTGCCGGGGGAGAAGTGCCCGCCTACGGATTCCAGCAGCCGCCCGTTTACGGCTTACTGAATCTTTCCGGCCAGCTCGCGGGTGACTTCAAGCTAGTCCATCCGATCGCCCTCGTTCCCGATGTCCAGGGTGGTCCCGGTCGGGTGGGTAAAAACGGAGGACTCAACCACTTCACCGGCTGCGCGGGCCAGGAAATCTACCGCGGCAACGCCCTGCCCGCGGACCTCTACGGCGACCTCTTCATCCCCGAACCCGTCGGCAGACTGATCCGGCGGGCCAAGGTGAACCGCAGCGCAGGCAAAACCGTGCTCACCAACGCCACCCCCGGCTCGGAATTCATCCGCACCCGCGACATCAACTTCAGACCGGTCCAGACCCAGACCGGACCCGACGGATGCCTCTACATCGTCGATATGCACCGCGGCATCATCCAGCAGGGAAACTGGACCCGCCCCGGCAGCTACCTGCGCGGCATCATCGACAAGTGGGGGCTGGCCAAAAACATCGGCCACGGCAGAATCTACCGCCTTGTCCACAAGGACCACCAGCCGGGACCACGCCCCGGCATGCTGGCGGAAAAAACAACCGACCTCGTCAAACACCTCGCCCACCCGAATGCCTGGTGGCGCAACACCGCCAGGAAACTCATCATCCTCCGCAAGGACAGGGACCAGGCGGTCCCCGCGCTCGAGGCCCTCGCCAGCAATCAGAAACAACCACTACTCGCACGCGTCACCGCGCTCTGGACGCTTGAGGGCATGTCCGCGGTCAAACCCGGCTTGCTCACCACCATGCTCGGCGAGAGCCATCCCCGCATCCTGACCGCCGCCATCCGCATCGCGGAAAAACACATTTCACTCAACAACACCGAGGTCATCACCGCCGTCCACAAGCTCCGGCACTCCACCAACGCCGAGGTCGTCCTCCAGCTTTGCAACTCCATCAACCACTGCGGAATCCCGGCACCACTGGCGGACGCCAAAGCCACCCTGGTGAAAAACAACGCCAAGCTGGAGGCCCTTCGCACCAACGAGGCCGTGTTCCGCAAGCGGGCCGCCGACATCAAGCGCATCGCCGAGGAACGCAGCAGAAACGCCCAACTCTCACGGGCCGTGGAAAATGGACGCCTCATCTACTCCCAGCTCTGCCATGAGTGCCATGGCGAAAACGGCACGGGCACCCCACTCTCCGGAGGTGCCGCCGGGCTGACCCTCGCCCCCTCCCTCAGCAAAAACCCCCGGGTCAACGGCTCCGGCGAGGCTCTCATCCGCATTCTGCTCCACGGCATGCAAGGACCCATCAGCGGCAAAACCTACTCCGCCGGCATCATGCCGCCCCAGAAGTCCAACGACGACCCATGGATCGCCGACGTCGCCACCTACATCCGCAACAGCTTCGGCAACCAATCCCCGCAGATCCACCCGCAGCAGGTGGCGACCATTAGGAAACAAACCGCCAAGCGCGAGCAAATGTGGACCCAGAAAGAACTCGATGCCATCGAACCACCGGAACTCATGGAGAGGCACAAATGGAAACTAACAGCCAGTAACGGCGGCGACTCATGCGCCCTGGCCGTCGATGGCCAGGCCGCCACCCGCTTCACCACCAACGCCCTCCAACGGCCGGGTATGTGGCTCCAGATCGAGCTCCCCCGGAGCCGCACGCTGAGCCGGGTCCTCCTCGACCACCAGGCCTCGGCTAGCGACCACCCGCGCGGCTACACCATTTCCCTTTCCGAGGACGGCAAAAAATGGCTCACCACCAAACCTCTGGCGGGCAGCCCGTCATCCACCACCCAGACCTTCCCGCCGCGCAAGGCCCGCTTTGTCAAAATCACCCTGACAGAAGCAGCCAAGTCACACTACTGGTCCATTCACGAACTGCATCTTTTCGGTCAATAA
- the xylA gene encoding xylose isomerase: MSDYFPNVPKIQYEGTSSKNPFAFRHYNPEESVGGKTMREQLRFGAAYWHVMRNELGDPFGAGTALMPWDDGSDSLDNALARVPVFFEFLGKSQIDYYCFHDRDIAPEGATLTETHNNLDRVVDALEKFQNETGKKLLWGTACLFAHPRYAHGAGTSPNADVFAYSASQIKHALEATHRLGGEGYTFWGGREGYGSLINTDIKRELDHLAALLHMAVDHAKKIGYTGQFYIEPKPREPSTHQYDSDSAACLNFLREYDLLDHFKLNLETNHATLAGHTMEHEMEVAIAANALGSVDANRGDELLGWDTDQFPTNIYQTTQIMLRVLKMGGFTTGGLNFDAKRRRESHEPEDLFHAHIGGMDAFARGLKIAHRIIEDGRMADFISKRYASYDSGIGAEIETGTTSLDALDAYAQGITPPALASGRQEMLENILNDYLV; this comes from the coding sequence ATGTCCGATTATTTCCCCAACGTCCCCAAGATCCAGTACGAAGGAACTAGCTCCAAAAACCCCTTCGCATTCCGCCACTACAACCCGGAGGAATCCGTCGGCGGCAAAACCATGCGCGAGCAACTTCGCTTCGGCGCCGCCTACTGGCACGTCATGCGCAACGAACTCGGCGACCCCTTCGGCGCAGGCACCGCACTGATGCCCTGGGACGATGGCTCCGACTCCCTCGACAACGCACTCGCCCGCGTGCCCGTTTTCTTTGAGTTCCTCGGCAAATCCCAAATCGACTACTACTGCTTCCACGACCGCGACATCGCCCCCGAAGGCGCCACCCTCACGGAAACCCACAATAACCTCGACCGCGTGGTTGACGCGTTGGAAAAATTCCAGAACGAGACCGGCAAAAAACTCCTCTGGGGCACCGCCTGTCTCTTCGCCCACCCGCGCTACGCCCACGGCGCCGGCACCTCGCCCAATGCGGATGTCTTTGCCTACAGCGCCAGCCAGATCAAACACGCCCTCGAGGCCACCCACCGCCTCGGCGGCGAGGGATACACCTTCTGGGGCGGACGCGAAGGCTACGGCTCGCTAATCAACACCGACATCAAACGTGAACTCGACCACCTCGCCGCCCTGCTGCACATGGCCGTCGACCACGCCAAAAAAATCGGCTACACCGGCCAGTTCTACATCGAGCCCAAGCCGCGCGAACCATCCACCCACCAGTATGACTCGGACTCCGCGGCCTGCCTCAATTTCCTGCGCGAATACGATCTCCTGGACCACTTCAAACTGAATCTGGAAACCAACCACGCCACCCTCGCAGGTCACACGATGGAGCACGAGATGGAAGTCGCCATCGCCGCCAACGCCCTCGGCTCCGTCGATGCCAACCGCGGCGACGAACTGCTGGGATGGGACACCGACCAGTTCCCCACCAACATCTATCAGACCACCCAGATCATGCTGCGCGTGCTCAAGATGGGCGGCTTCACCACCGGCGGTCTGAACTTCGACGCCAAACGCCGACGCGAATCCCACGAGCCGGAGGATCTTTTCCACGCCCACATCGGCGGCATGGACGCCTTCGCCCGCGGCCTCAAGATCGCCCACCGGATCATCGAGGACGGCCGTATGGCGGATTTCATTTCCAAACGCTACGCCTCCTACGATTCCGGCATCGGCGCCGAGATCGAGACGGGCACCACCTCGCTCGACGCCCTCGACGCCTACGCCCAGGGAATCACCCCGCCCGCCCTCGCCAGCGGTCGCCAGGAAATGCTGGAGAATATTCTGAATGATTATCTGGTCTAA
- a CDS encoding MFS transporter produces MSNINEIHRKSLLTAGFLALVAAGVGFAVRGGLLGQWSSLYGFTFTELGQITGGGLLGFGLVILLTSLVVDVVGYKKLMIVALLCHVVSAAMLFFTTAVFNSAGKEATFELLFWSSFIFAIGNGICEGVINPLTSTLFPEKKTHYLNLLHAGWPAGLVLGGLVAFAAGSVRWELLLATYLIPTAIYGYITFINKFPKTAAQEGSISYGGMFRTLIGPFFIVLLVAHACVGYVELGTDSWINKITGSILKSAALGTSLFIYTSLLMTGLRFFAGPIVHRISSLGLLFASALIGALGLYLISIGDSVPFMFFAATVYALGKTFLWPTMLGVVGERFPKSATVAMGLLGAVGMISAGYLGGPGIGYKQDYFATQYIKEKAPQTYERVKAPDENGFLLFPKVVAVDGAKAGMLADNAERVLNDVKIAGDAIENPEFKGLRAQRDWWIANKQFAETDAGPVGEATLHGSRMAIRFTALVPAAMAVLYILLILLGRTRPIQTEE; encoded by the coding sequence ATGAGTAATATTAACGAAATACATCGCAAAAGCCTTCTCACTGCCGGCTTTTTGGCACTCGTCGCCGCCGGTGTTGGCTTTGCCGTTCGCGGTGGTCTCCTCGGACAGTGGTCGTCCTTGTATGGTTTCACCTTCACAGAGCTTGGCCAGATTACCGGCGGAGGTCTGTTAGGGTTCGGGCTGGTTATCTTGCTGACAAGCCTGGTCGTGGATGTTGTCGGCTACAAAAAGCTGATGATTGTAGCCCTGCTCTGTCACGTTGTATCAGCAGCCATGCTGTTTTTCACCACAGCTGTATTCAACTCAGCCGGTAAGGAGGCGACATTCGAACTCCTGTTCTGGTCGTCCTTCATCTTCGCCATCGGAAATGGTATCTGTGAAGGTGTTATCAACCCACTCACTTCGACCCTCTTCCCCGAGAAGAAAACCCACTACCTCAACCTGCTCCATGCGGGCTGGCCGGCGGGACTGGTGCTCGGTGGTCTGGTCGCGTTCGCAGCCGGCTCCGTCCGTTGGGAACTCCTCCTCGCCACTTACCTTATTCCCACCGCCATCTACGGATACATCACATTCATCAACAAGTTCCCGAAAACCGCCGCACAAGAAGGAAGCATTTCCTACGGTGGTATGTTCAGGACTTTGATCGGGCCGTTCTTCATCGTGCTTCTGGTTGCACATGCCTGCGTCGGCTATGTCGAACTGGGAACAGACAGCTGGATTAACAAAATCACCGGCTCCATCCTGAAAAGTGCCGCCCTGGGCACCTCGCTGTTTATCTACACATCACTTCTGATGACCGGTCTGCGTTTCTTCGCCGGCCCCATTGTCCACCGCATTTCCTCCCTCGGCCTGCTCTTTGCAAGCGCCCTCATCGGCGCCCTTGGCCTCTACCTCATCAGCATCGGCGACAGCGTGCCCTTCATGTTCTTTGCCGCAACCGTCTACGCCCTGGGAAAAACCTTCCTCTGGCCCACCATGCTCGGTGTCGTGGGTGAGCGCTTTCCCAAGAGTGCCACCGTCGCCATGGGGCTGCTCGGTGCCGTCGGCATGATTTCCGCTGGTTACCTCGGTGGACCCGGCATCGGCTACAAGCAAGACTACTTCGCTACCCAATACATCAAGGAAAAAGCACCCCAGACCTACGAGCGGGTCAAGGCTCCTGACGAAAACGGCTTCTTGCTTTTCCCGAAAGTTGTCGCTGTCGATGGTGCCAAGGCGGGTATGCTCGCTGACAACGCAGAGCGCGTTCTGAACGATGTTAAAATCGCGGGCGACGCCATTGAAAATCCCGAGTTCAAAGGGCTCCGTGCCCAACGCGACTGGTGGATTGCCAACAAGCAATTCGCCGAGACTGATGCCGGCCCGGTCGGAGAAGCCACTCTCCACGGAAGCCGCATGGCCATCAGGTTCACCGCCCTCGTCCCGGCCGCCATGGCCGTGCTTTACATCCTCCTCATCCTTCTGGGCAGAACCAGACCTATTCAAACAGAGGAATAA
- a CDS encoding carbohydrate kinase produces the protein MFLGLDCSTQSLSALIMDAREGSILHEVSVNFEKDLPHYQTTSGFVHGDAPGEVFSDPLMWLEALDLLCARMVEQKIDLSAIEAISGSGQQHATVYLNDKAATTLPRLDSALGLKEQIAPCISRALSPIWMDSSTQDECDEIARAMGGNDEVCRRTGSIATQRFSGPQIRRFSKTDPEGWANTATVHLNSSFLASILAGASVAIDHGDGAGMNLMNLATGNWDSGLVEATAPGLADKLPPLAPSNTITGTVSRYFVEKYQFNPAAKVALWSGDNPCSLVGMGAASSGKMVISLGTSYTLFAAMENPLTDPNGFGHVFGNPCGKFMSLICFSDGALSLEKLRSELNITWDAFSDMALDRKNPDGNPVRSLLHAQFSNMKKHSDWMGETPDTIYVTGGASQNEGICQTIADIFNARVQRMGTSASASLGAAMRAAHAIGHFPLSQLEEKFTRPAPNSLITPTPPPYPINN, from the coding sequence ATGTTCCTGGGACTCGATTGTTCTACACAAAGCCTTTCCGCGCTCATCATGGACGCGCGGGAAGGCTCCATCCTCCATGAGGTGTCGGTCAATTTTGAAAAGGACCTGCCTCATTACCAGACCACATCCGGGTTCGTCCACGGTGACGCCCCCGGCGAGGTCTTTTCCGATCCGCTGATGTGGCTCGAGGCCCTCGACCTGCTCTGCGCCCGTATGGTCGAACAAAAAATCGACCTCTCAGCCATCGAGGCCATTTCCGGCTCGGGCCAGCAGCACGCAACCGTCTATCTCAACGACAAGGCGGCGACCACCCTGCCCCGTCTCGATAGCGCCCTGGGCTTGAAAGAGCAAATCGCCCCCTGCATCAGCCGCGCTCTCTCGCCGATCTGGATGGACAGCTCCACCCAAGACGAGTGCGATGAAATCGCCCGGGCGATGGGAGGCAACGATGAAGTCTGCCGCAGAACCGGCTCCATTGCGACCCAACGCTTCTCCGGCCCGCAAATCAGACGTTTTTCAAAAACCGACCCCGAAGGCTGGGCGAACACCGCCACCGTCCACCTCAACAGCTCCTTCCTCGCGTCCATCCTCGCGGGTGCATCCGTGGCTATCGACCACGGTGACGGCGCCGGCATGAACCTGATGAACCTCGCCACCGGAAACTGGGACAGCGGTCTGGTCGAGGCCACCGCGCCCGGCCTGGCCGACAAGCTCCCGCCCCTCGCCCCCTCCAACACCATCACCGGCACGGTCAGCCGCTATTTTGTAGAAAAATACCAGTTCAACCCCGCCGCCAAGGTCGCTCTCTGGTCGGGTGACAATCCGTGCAGCCTGGTCGGCATGGGGGCGGCATCCAGTGGCAAGATGGTCATCTCGCTCGGCACCAGCTACACGCTCTTCGCCGCCATGGAGAACCCGCTCACAGATCCTAACGGCTTCGGTCATGTCTTTGGCAACCCCTGCGGCAAGTTCATGAGCCTGATCTGCTTCAGCGACGGCGCCCTCTCCCTTGAAAAACTCCGCAGCGAGCTCAACATCACCTGGGATGCGTTCAGCGACATGGCTCTCGACCGGAAGAATCCGGACGGCAACCCCGTCCGCTCCCTGCTCCATGCCCAATTCTCCAATATGAAGAAGCACAGCGACTGGATGGGCGAAACACCCGACACCATCTACGTCACCGGTGGAGCCTCCCAAAACGAGGGCATCTGCCAGACCATCGCCGACATCTTCAACGCCAGGGTCCAGCGCATGGGCACCAGCGCATCGGCCTCCCTCGGCGCCGCCATGCGCGCCGCCCACGCAATCGGCCACTTCCCCCTCAGCCAGCTTGAGGAAAAATTCACCCGCCCCGCGCCCAATTCCCTCATCACCCCAACGCCACCCCCTTACCCTATTAACAATTAA